Part of the Stackebrandtia endophytica genome is shown below.
CCCATCGTGTTCCGCGTCCGTCGATTCGGCGGTGGTCGGGGGAGTGTCGGTCGACCGGGTGGGTGCCGAGTCGGCCACATCCTTCTCGTCGCCGATTCGTGATCGCGGGCGGTGGACCTCCGGGGCGGGTGGGGTCGACGAGCCGCCACCTGTTCGAATTGTCCGAGTTTGTCCACGGCCCGATGCCTGTCATATCGCCGGACACCGACCTGCGCCGATGGGTGGTGAGGCTGCGGTGTACTCTATTTCGGTTGCCACGGCGAGGGCGCGCGGTGGGCTGGAGGAAGAAGTCCACGGGCGCCGTGATCGACGCGGGTCTCGAGGTAGTCGGCCTTCCGGCGCCACGCGCACGCGCCGAGCGCCATACATCCTTTTCTCACGAAAGTAAATGGAGCGTTTCCGTGTCCGAGGTCCGTATTAGCGCCGAGCCCCGTACTGAGTTCGGCAAGGGTGGCGCGCGCCGTACGCGCCGGGCAGGGAAGATCCCCGCCGTTCTGTACGGCCACGGCGAGAAGCCCAAGCACGTCGCACTTCCGTCGCTGGAGTTCACCAACCTGATCCGTCGCGGTGGTATGAACCAGCTCATGTCCGTGGAGATCTCCGACGGCACCAGTGAACTGGCGCTGCCCAAGGCTCTTCAGCGCGACCCCATCAAAGACACGATCGACCACGTCGACCTGCTGCTCATCCGCCGCGGTGAGACCGTCACCGTCGACGTCCCGATCACCATCGTCGGTGAGCCCGAGAAGGGCGGCCTGTTGGTCACCGAGACCGACTTCGTCACCGTCGAGGCCGACGCCGCCGCATTGCCGGACCAGATCGAGCTGAACATCGACGGCCTGGCCATCGGCGGCATCAAGACCGCCGCCGACTTGGTCCTGCCGCAGGGCAGCAAGCTGGTCAGTGACCCCGAGACGGTCATGGTCGGTCTGACCGTTCCCCGTTCCGAGGTCTCCGCGGACGCCGACGCCGACGCGGCCACCGAGGCCGGCGAGTAGTTCATACTCATGGCGGATTCGCCCTATCTGGTGGTCGGGTTGGGGAACCCGGGTCCCAAGTACGCGGCTAATCGTCACAATGTGGGTTTCATGGTCGCTGATCTGCTCGCCGAGCGGATCAGCGACCGTCTTGGTTCCGCGGCCAGTTGGACCCGCAACGCCCGCGCGCGCGCCGAGGTGTTCGAGGGACGTCTCTCGATGGGTGGCCCGCGGGTCATTCTCGTCAAACCGCTGACCTACATGAACCTGGCCGGACAGTCCGCCGGGCCGTTGGCGGTGTTCTTCAAGGTGCCGAACGCCCAGGTCATCGCGGTGCACGACGAGCTGGACCTCCCCTACGGGGTCCTACGACTGAAGTCGGGCGGCGGTGAAGGCGGCCATAATGGACTCAAGTCGTTGACGAAGGCCCTCGGCGGTCGTGACTACCTTCGACTGCGGTTTGGCATCGGGCGTCCCCCCGGTCGGATGGACCCGGCGGCCTTTGTCCTGCAGGATTTCTCCACGGCGGAGCGTACCGAGCTGCCGCTGTTCACCGAACTGGCCGCCGATGCGGTGGAACAGTTGATCACCGACGGGTTGACCACCGCCCAGAACGCTCACCACAAGCGGTGACGTGCTCGCGCCGCTCCCGATGTCGGCGCCGTCTCGCGATCTCACCTCGGCCCCGTCGATCTTTCACTACAGTGGACATCGAGCCTGGATGTCCCTAATGCCCGAGTTGTCATAAAACTCATCACGTTAGCGGGAATCCATTCGGTCGGCAGGGTTTTCGGGGAACTTGTCCCGGCTGAAGCAGATTGACCGATTTGGACACCACGAACCGTTACGTAGCTGTTCATATTGCGTTGTATCGGTATGAGCTGATGTTGTCATTGGGGAGTGACGGATCGGCGTCAAGGGTGAA
Proteins encoded:
- the pth gene encoding aminoacyl-tRNA hydrolase, with product MADSPYLVVGLGNPGPKYAANRHNVGFMVADLLAERISDRLGSAASWTRNARARAEVFEGRLSMGGPRVILVKPLTYMNLAGQSAGPLAVFFKVPNAQVIAVHDELDLPYGVLRLKSGGGEGGHNGLKSLTKALGGRDYLRLRFGIGRPPGRMDPAAFVLQDFSTAERTELPLFTELAADAVEQLITDGLTTAQNAHHKR
- a CDS encoding 50S ribosomal protein L25/general stress protein Ctc, with protein sequence MSEVRISAEPRTEFGKGGARRTRRAGKIPAVLYGHGEKPKHVALPSLEFTNLIRRGGMNQLMSVEISDGTSELALPKALQRDPIKDTIDHVDLLLIRRGETVTVDVPITIVGEPEKGGLLVTETDFVTVEADAAALPDQIELNIDGLAIGGIKTAADLVLPQGSKLVSDPETVMVGLTVPRSEVSADADADAATEAGE